The DNA segment GGTCGCCTTCCTAGGCGCTAGCTATTTCCGCGCCGTAGGTCAAGAAATGCAATATGGTCTATCTGCCCGTGGTTTAGCGGTAGACACTGCGCTGCCTAAACCTGAAGAATTCCCTATGTTTACCCGTTTCTGGTTAGAGAAACCACAACCGGGCTCTAATATTGCGACTGTGTACGCTCTGTTAGATTCACCAAGTGTAACAGGGGCTTACCGTTTCGATATCGAGCCGGGAGAGCGTTTAAAAATGAAGGTCGATGCGGCGATTTACCCGCGTAAGGCCATCGAACGTTTAGGCGTTGCGCCATTGACTAGTATGTACATGGTGGGTGAAAACGATCGCCGCACCGGTTACGACTGGCGCCAAGAGATCCACGATTCAGACGGTCTTGCCATGCACACGGGTAACGGTGAATGGATTTGGCGTCCGCTGGGCAACCCAAGCAACCTGCGTTTCAATGCCTATAGCGATGAGAATCCAAAGGGCTTTGGTTTAATGCAGCGCGACCGTAATTTCGACCATTATCAAGATGATGGCGTGTTCTACGAGAAGCGCCCAAGCCTGTGGATTGAGCCAACGGGCAACTGGGGTAAAGGTTCGGTGCAGTTAGTGGAAATCCCAACACTGGATGAAACCTTCGACAATATCGTGGCGTTTTGGAACCCAGCTGAGCCTATTCAGCCTGGTCAAGAACTACTCTACAGCTACAACATGTACTGGGGCGGTATTCCACCTGTGCAGTCACCCCGTGCCCGCGTAGTCGATACCTTTACCGGTATTGGTGGTGTGGTTGGTCAAAAGCGTAAATATTATAGCAAGCGCTTTGTGATTGATTTTGCTGGTGGTTCCTTACCTATGTTGGGTAAAGATACCCAAGTGAAAGCGGTGATTTCGACCTCTCAAGGTCGTGTCGAAATTGAATCTGCTCGCCCACAACATGCGATCAACGGTTATCGCGCTATGTTTGACCTAGTGCCGCCAGAAGACAGCGTTGAGCCGATTAACCTCAGAGTTTACTTAGAGGTAGATGGTCAGCCGTTAACTGAGACTTGGATGTACCAGTGGACACCACCACCAGTGAACGAGCGTGAGCTGCATAACGCCGGTCATCTGCAGTAAGCCGTGACTCAGTTTTAAATCTTAAAACGCCAGCCCTGTGCTGGCGTTTTTGTTTTAGCGGATTTGTTAAATGCAAGCCTGACTCGGAGTTATTGAGGACTGATTCACTTTTTGCAAATCTAAATAATTTTTCACTGTCAAAGAGGCCAACCTTAGGCGTAATCTGTGGCGTCCTCGTAATAGGTTAGCGATTCATGTTTGAGATATTGTCTTCTATCGGCCTGGGTTGGTCGGTAGCTTTAGTGCTGGCGGTGTTATTTGTGCTGGCCTACGAATTTATCAATGGTTTCCACGATACCGCCAATGCTGTTGCCACAGTCATCTACACCAAGGCAATGCCTGCCAACCTCGCGGTAATTTCTTCAGCCCTGTTCAACTTTGCCGGAGTGCTACTCGGTGGACTTGGCGTTGCTTATGCCATAGTGCATCTCTTGCCCGTCGATTCTTTACTGGGAATGGACTCCACCCAAGGGTTGTTGATGGTGTTCTCGCTACTCTTCTCGGCCATTATTTGGAACTTAGGCACCTGGTATTTTGGCATTCCTGCCTCCAGTTCTCATACCCTGATTGGCTCGATTATGGGTGTTGGCGGCGCATTCGCTTGGATACACAATGAACCTGTACTGCATGGTATCAACCTTACCAAAGCCACGCAGATTATGCTGTCGCTGATCATCTCGCCCACGCTGGGGTTTGTGCTGGCGGGGATACTGTTATTGCTAATGAAGTTCGTGTGGCAAAAACACAAGATCCACCGCACACCCGATGAACAATTTCAGATTAATGGTAAACGCCATCCGCCATTCTGGGCGCGCGTGAGCCTGATAGCCTCGGCCATGGGGGTGAGCTTCGCCCACGGTTCCAACGATGGCCAGAAGGGTATTGGCTTAGTGATGCTGGTGCTGATCTGTATGGCGCCAGCGTATTTTGCCCTCGACATGAGCAGCCAATCCTACGATTTGGCGAGGACGCAAGATGCTAACCGCCGTATTATGGCGATTTATAGCCGCAATCAAGCGGTAATTAGCGATCTGGTGGATGTTAAAGCCCAAGTGAATGTGACGGATACTTTGATTAGCCACTGCTCGGCACAAACCGTGTTACCAGCCATGTCGCTGCTCGATCGCCGTTTAGATAAGGCCAGCAGTTTTCAAGAGATGAGTGTCGCAGAGCGACGTGAAGTGCGACGCTTACTGCTTTGCATTGATGATACTGCGCGCAAAGTGGCAAAATTAGACTTACCCGCCAAGGAGTTAACCTCACTCAATAAATGGCGTAAGGATTTAACTAAGCCGACCGAATACGCGCCTTTGTGGGTGATAGTGGCGATTGCCACGGCCTTGGGCTGTGGCACCTTAGTGGGTTGGCGCCGCATTGTTTATACGGTGGGCGAGAAGATAGGCTCCTCAGGGATGACCTACAGCCAAGGGATTGCGGCGCAGGTGACGGCGGCGGCCTCGATTGGGATTGCCAGCGTGACGGGCATGCCAGTATCGACTACGCATATTCTGTCATCGGCGGTGGCGGGCACTATGGTGGCCAATCGTTCAGGCTTACAAAGCCAAACCATTAAGCAGATTTTATTGGCTTGGGTACTGACACTCCCTATTACCATGTTCTTATCGGCCTTGGTGTTTATCTTGGCTAACGCGCTCTGGGGTTAAGCTAAATACCCTTTACCACGTCAGTTGCATCTGCGCTGTGGATTGTGCCAAGGCCTTATGCAACTGAATCGTCGGTAAGCTGACCTCATCGGCCAGTTGTCGCTGCAACTGCTGGTATAAACGTACCGCTAATTCAGGCGCGGTCTGGTTATCGGGCGTATGGATAAACAGATAAGGTTCGCGCCCCTCTTTTATCCACAGCGCGAGTTGCCGCAACCAATTGTTAAAAAAGCTATCGTTATTCTTCACCTGCAATCTATCGTTGCTCGCCGCTAAGGCTTCAATCGTGCCATCCGTTTGGCCAATAAAGCGCACCACGGGCGTATGGGCGGTCGCGATAGCGTGGACGGGCACCTGAGGTTTTTTCTTATGGGCATCGATAATCGCCTCGTTGGCGGGCGGCAGGGCAAATAGCGGCCGACTGTCCATGATAATGCGATTGACTTGTCTGTCCATCAGCAGACGATTTAGCGCCCGCTCGGCGTCTCCCTTGGCAAAAAAGGCTAAATGGCGAACCTCTACGCCATAGCTTAAACCTTGCGGTAACAGATCAAAAAAACGTGCTAATGCGGGCAGCTGTTCTGGCCCGAAGGCGGCGGGGAGCTGAATTTTCCACAAACCGGTTTTTTCGACCAAGGGTGACATCACTTGGAAGAAAGCCAGTAACTCCTGCTGACAATCCTGCAACTGTCTTTGATGGGTGATGGTCTGTGGCAGTTTAAAGGTAAAGCGAAAATCATCTGGGGTGGCACTGTGCCAATTCATCACGGTTTGCGCATTTGGCGTCGCGTAAAAGCTGGTGTTGCCTTCCACTGTGTTGAAGATACTGGCATAGCGAGCAAGTCTGTCTGCCTGTTTAGTGCTTGAACCATAAACACTTTCTTGCCAATGGTTATGCGACCACATGGCAAGCCCGAGACGTAAATTTTGTGCAGTATGGCAAGGGGACTTGAATGACGCCAAAAATGCTCCTAGTTAAACTTATTGCCTGATATTCAATGGATAAAACAGCGTTGCGGGCTTATCATCGCCGCTTTATGTGAGTATTGTGCTCAAATCCCTTTATCTAGGTCAAATCGCTTTTACCCTCAACTTACAGTGCTTGGTTTAGTGTTTAAGGCCGCATGGAACTGTCATCATAATTAACCTACTCTAATAGTATGTTATTGTGTGGTGAGAGCTTTAACGACTGGGGATAAATTGCCTCAGTATGATGATGTAAATGAGCCGCAGGCATGGTTGGAGAGTTGTGTGAAAAACGATGGTTATACTTCCCTAAGCCAATTTGTTGATCTGCTATTGGATGCCATCTGTGTCGTCGATAAAACGGGGCACTTTGAGTTTGTCAGTGCGGGGGCCGAACGTATTTTTGGCTATACCCCGGACGAAATGCTCGGCATGCAGATGTTAGATCTTGTCTATCCACCGGACAGGGATCGGACTCTCGCCGCAGCCAATGACATCATGGAAGGGCGTTTTAAACTCGACTTTGAAAACCGTTATGTACGAAAAGACGGTACACTCGTCGATATTCTTTGGTCCGCCCGTTGGTCCGAGGACCGTCAGCAGCGGATTGCCGTGGCTCGAGATATCACTAAGAATAAAATTGCCGAGCGGCGCCAAGCCGCGCTCTATGAAATTTCAGAAGCCGTGCATGTGGCCGAAGATCTCTTAGCCCTGTATCGGCATATTCATCAGATCATGGCCAAGTTATTACCGGCAGCGAATTTTGCCATTGCGCTTTATGATCAAGATCTTAATGACTTGGACTTTCCTTATCGTGTTTGGGTTGGCGAGCAGAATCGGGCGCAGTGTGCAAGCTTCGATCTGTTTACCGAGCAAGTGATCCAAAGCGCCGAGTCACTGCTGATTTGTCCAGTTGCCATGCCTGCTTCCCATGCTCAGGAGCAAGATTTTCAAAATCAACCTATTAGCTGGCTTGGGGTCCCGCTAAAGCTACAAAAGGGCATAATTGGCGCGCTGATCATGCATAGCACCCCGGATTCTCGGGCCTACACTAAGCAAGATTGCGAGCTGGTGGAATTTGTGTCGACCCAAATTGCCTTTGCGATTGAGCGGCGGCAGATGTTGGCGCGTTTAGAGCATATTGCGCTTTATGACCAACTCACCCATTTGCCAAATCGTGAGTTGTTTTATGACAGATTCCAGAAGGCGCTATCACGCGCAAATCGTGAGTCGAGCTATTTCTCCTTACTCTATTTGGACTTAGACAAGTTTAAATGGGTGAATGATACCTATGGCCATGGTGTGGGCGACTTGTTACTGCAAATCACCGCCCAGCGGATTTTGGGCTGCGTTAGAAACTCGGATACGGTTGCTCGTTTTGGAGGCGATGAGTTTGTGATCCTATTAGAGCGTGTCGATTCGGCGCAGAATACCCTGCTCGTTGCCCAAAAAATTCTTGAAGTACTTAATCACCCCTTCGAATTAGTCAATCAACAGATCCATATTTTACCCAGCATAGGTATTGCCCTTTATCCCGAACATGGTAAGGATGAAAAACAGCTGCTGTCCTGCGCCGATTCGGCGATGTATAAGGCGAAGCGTAATGGGGGGAATCGGGTTGAAATGGGCTATCAAGGCTTAAAGACCAGCTATTTTGAATCCTTGAGCCCGCATCATCTCTAAGTGTTTAAGAGATAGTTTTAGCATAAATAAAAATCCCCGATAAGTTTAAGATTATCGGGGATTTTTTATAGCGTGGTATGCGTTACGGCATAAGCCGTTGGTACATTTATAGCTTAAAGCGGCCGACTTCCTGTTGCAGCGAGGCGGCTAAGTGAGCCAATTCCTGCGCCTGAACCATAGAGCTTTGCGCTTCGATAGAGAGGTTTTCAGAGACCTCACGAATCGATTCTGTATTCCGGTTAATTTCGCTGGTGACCGAGGTTTGCTCCTCTGCGGCCGTGGCAATTTGGCTCGCCATATCCGAGATCTCATTAATGGCTTTGCTGATCTGTAGTAGGCTCTCACTGGCCGAGTTAGCGTCGGCGACACTGGTTTCAGCCATATCATGACTTTGAGTCATAGATTTAACCGCCTTACCCGCAGTTTGCTGTAAGGTTTCGATCATGGCTTGAATTTCTTGGGTCGAGGAGTGAGTGCGTTGCGACAACACACGCACCTCGTCGGCTACAACGGCAAAGCCACGACCTTGCTCACCTGCGCGGGCGGCTTCAATGGCGGCGTTTAGAGCCAGCAAGTTGGTTTGTTCTGCAATGCCACTGATGGTGAGCAGGATGCTATTAATTTTCTGCGAGTGTTCGTTTAACTCGCTGATAATACGACCTGCAGTTTCGACCTCGTTGGCTAAGTTGCGGATTGATTGCTGACTCTGCATCACTTGTTTTTGGCCGTGGTTCGACAGACCAACCGCGTCTTGCGCCGTTTGCGCTGTGTGTTCGGCATTGCTGGCAATCTCTTCGGTGGCACTGGCCATTTCAGTCACAGCGGTGGCTACCATAGTCACTTCGTCCTGCTGTACGGCGATGCGCTGGCTATTATCTGTGGCCGAGGCGCTACTGCCTTGGGCTTGATATTCCAGTTGGCCTGCAATCTTGTGCATTCTTGAGATCATGCCGTGCAGACGCTCGACGAAGCGGTTAAAGCCCGAGGCTAAGATGCCAATCTCGTCGTGGCTGTTGGCGGTGTGAATTCTCACCGTCAGGTCACCATCCCCTTCGGCAATATCATTGAGTGCCAAGGCAACGCGTTCTAAGTCTTTAAATTGGATCTTGAAGATGGCGACTAGAACTAAGCCGAAAATCACCAGTAAGCCAGCACCGACGGCGGACATCCACCAGGCGAGTGTGGTGGCCTGCGACATGATTTCGTCTTTATTCATTACGAAAACCAATTCCCAATCGGTGGATGGCACAGCTGCAACATAAATAAGTTGGGTCTCGCCATCGAGTTCGCGCTCTTCTAGGGTATTGGCGTTGGCACGTTGAGATAACCAGCTCGGGGTAAAACTGTTATCGATTTTATTGAGTTGTTCGTTATTGAGCTGGCTTTTAGGATGGCTAATGATAAGCCCTGTCTTGTCCACCATGATGGTGTAGCCTTTGCCTGGCACTTGAAGGCGCTGCACCGCATCTGTGAGTTGATCTATGGTGAGGTTAGCTGCTGCCACCCCGAATAGGCTACCCGAGACCATCACAGGTTCGGCAATGGTCACTACTTGTTTTTTTAAGGTGGCGCTGACATAGGGTGCCGTCATCACAATGGCATTGGCGGCTTTGGCATCCATATACCAAGGACGAATTCTGGGGTCATAGTTAGCGACGTTAAGCGCAGGATCTTGGCGATACATGTTGCCTTGTTCATCTCCAAAATAGGTCAGCGCGAATCCCATACCATTATGGGCTTGTAATAAATAAGGGGTGATCTGCACACTGGGATCGGCCTCTATGGTCTTTTTAAGACTGGTGATGGCCATTTTTCTATCTTGCATCCACAGGCCAATCCCTTCGGCAAAGGTGTTCGCCAGTTGATCAATTTCATGTTGAGTATTTTCTAAGGCATTATTTCTAATGAAGTAACTTGAAATGCTTACCAGCACTGCGACAGTAATGAGAACGGCGAAGAGACTACTAAAGAGTAAGCGGGTTTTGAGTGTTGATCTCATATGTAATTCCTTTAAATTCCGTTAGCTGTCTAACGTTAATAGAGTATAGCGGCTGAAAGTGTGAAAGCATGAATAGATAAGTCACTCTTT comes from the Shewanella mangrovisoli genome and includes:
- a CDS encoding DUF72 domain-containing protein; the protein is MWSHNHWQESVYGSSTKQADRLARYASIFNTVEGNTSFYATPNAQTVMNWHSATPDDFRFTFKLPQTITHQRQLQDCQQELLAFFQVMSPLVEKTGLWKIQLPAAFGPEQLPALARFFDLLPQGLSYGVEVRHLAFFAKGDAERALNRLLMDRQVNRIIMDSRPLFALPPANEAIIDAHKKKPQVPVHAIATAHTPVVRFIGQTDGTIEALAASNDRLQVKNNDSFFNNWLRQLALWIKEGREPYLFIHTPDNQTAPELAVRLYQQLQRQLADEVSLPTIQLHKALAQSTAQMQLTW
- a CDS encoding glucan biosynthesis protein, which translates into the protein MQPNLFPEQRHLNREPMVMPSVEAQSTRSRLQRMVGSVLLTCSVLLSLSACAAGKASAPQEEEFSYAWLKGYAHTLATEPYVSHKGELPKSLQGMSWDDYQQFHFKKKAALWREDDSEFRAELFHLGLYFDTPVHIYQLENGKAKLIEYSSSMFDYGKSKVKGSQLPKDLGFAGFRMQFNTDWQRDVVAFLGASYFRAVGQEMQYGLSARGLAVDTALPKPEEFPMFTRFWLEKPQPGSNIATVYALLDSPSVTGAYRFDIEPGERLKMKVDAAIYPRKAIERLGVAPLTSMYMVGENDRRTGYDWRQEIHDSDGLAMHTGNGEWIWRPLGNPSNLRFNAYSDENPKGFGLMQRDRNFDHYQDDGVFYEKRPSLWIEPTGNWGKGSVQLVEIPTLDETFDNIVAFWNPAEPIQPGQELLYSYNMYWGGIPPVQSPRARVVDTFTGIGGVVGQKRKYYSKRFVIDFAGGSLPMLGKDTQVKAVISTSQGRVEIESARPQHAINGYRAMFDLVPPEDSVEPINLRVYLEVDGQPLTETWMYQWTPPPVNERELHNAGHLQ
- a CDS encoding methyl-accepting chemotaxis protein, coding for MRSTLKTRLLFSSLFAVLITVAVLVSISSYFIRNNALENTQHEIDQLANTFAEGIGLWMQDRKMAITSLKKTIEADPSVQITPYLLQAHNGMGFALTYFGDEQGNMYRQDPALNVANYDPRIRPWYMDAKAANAIVMTAPYVSATLKKQVVTIAEPVMVSGSLFGVAAANLTIDQLTDAVQRLQVPGKGYTIMVDKTGLIISHPKSQLNNEQLNKIDNSFTPSWLSQRANANTLEERELDGETQLIYVAAVPSTDWELVFVMNKDEIMSQATTLAWWMSAVGAGLLVIFGLVLVAIFKIQFKDLERVALALNDIAEGDGDLTVRIHTANSHDEIGILASGFNRFVERLHGMISRMHKIAGQLEYQAQGSSASATDNSQRIAVQQDEVTMVATAVTEMASATEEIASNAEHTAQTAQDAVGLSNHGQKQVMQSQQSIRNLANEVETAGRIISELNEHSQKINSILLTISGIAEQTNLLALNAAIEAARAGEQGRGFAVVADEVRVLSQRTHSSTQEIQAMIETLQQTAGKAVKSMTQSHDMAETSVADANSASESLLQISKAINEISDMASQIATAAEEQTSVTSEINRNTESIREVSENLSIEAQSSMVQAQELAHLAASLQQEVGRFKL
- a CDS encoding inorganic phosphate transporter, which gives rise to MFEILSSIGLGWSVALVLAVLFVLAYEFINGFHDTANAVATVIYTKAMPANLAVISSALFNFAGVLLGGLGVAYAIVHLLPVDSLLGMDSTQGLLMVFSLLFSAIIWNLGTWYFGIPASSSHTLIGSIMGVGGAFAWIHNEPVLHGINLTKATQIMLSLIISPTLGFVLAGILLLLMKFVWQKHKIHRTPDEQFQINGKRHPPFWARVSLIASAMGVSFAHGSNDGQKGIGLVMLVLICMAPAYFALDMSSQSYDLARTQDANRRIMAIYSRNQAVISDLVDVKAQVNVTDTLISHCSAQTVLPAMSLLDRRLDKASSFQEMSVAERREVRRLLLCIDDTARKVAKLDLPAKELTSLNKWRKDLTKPTEYAPLWVIVAIATALGCGTLVGWRRIVYTVGEKIGSSGMTYSQGIAAQVTAAASIGIASVTGMPVSTTHILSSAVAGTMVANRSGLQSQTIKQILLAWVLTLPITMFLSALVFILANALWG
- a CDS encoding sensor domain-containing protein; amino-acid sequence: MKNDGYTSLSQFVDLLLDAICVVDKTGHFEFVSAGAERIFGYTPDEMLGMQMLDLVYPPDRDRTLAAANDIMEGRFKLDFENRYVRKDGTLVDILWSARWSEDRQQRIAVARDITKNKIAERRQAALYEISEAVHVAEDLLALYRHIHQIMAKLLPAANFAIALYDQDLNDLDFPYRVWVGEQNRAQCASFDLFTEQVIQSAESLLICPVAMPASHAQEQDFQNQPISWLGVPLKLQKGIIGALIMHSTPDSRAYTKQDCELVEFVSTQIAFAIERRQMLARLEHIALYDQLTHLPNRELFYDRFQKALSRANRESSYFSLLYLDLDKFKWVNDTYGHGVGDLLLQITAQRILGCVRNSDTVARFGGDEFVILLERVDSAQNTLLVAQKILEVLNHPFELVNQQIHILPSIGIALYPEHGKDEKQLLSCADSAMYKAKRNGGNRVEMGYQGLKTSYFESLSPHHL